The Triticum urartu cultivar G1812 unplaced genomic scaffold, Tu2.1 TuUngrouped_contig_4757, whole genome shotgun sequence genome has a window encoding:
- the LOC125528271 gene encoding pistil-specific extensin-like protein: protein MRSSAAVVRAALLVLGALLLPAHHVMADYSAVAPTPPPPKPASAISKPPLPANDTNMSPSPSPPVQPVPPFVVVQGVIYCKSCKSRGYNRGMDASPIQGATVNLVCYGKKVVNVTATVSDEHGYFLVMFYDLANFNARNCKLYLGTSPTPLCDKPVYPPNKWIGLSLVKETVTSPPAGLQGVYCPTSVLFYGPSAGQHCPFY from the exons ATGAGGAGCTCCGCGGCTGTAGTCCGGGCGGCACTGCTCGTCCTTGGCGCGCTGCTACTCCCTGCCCACCATGTGATGGCCGACTACTCGGCCGTGGcaccgacgccgccgccgcctaagCCGGCCAGTGCCATTTCCAAGCCCCCGTTGCCAGCCAATGACACCAACatgtcgccgtccccgtcgccgcctgTCCAGCCGGTGCCACCTTTCGTGGTCGTGCAGGGCGTGATCTACTGCAAGTCATGCAAATCCAGGGGCTACAACCGCGGCATGGACGCCTCACCGATCCAAG GTGCAACGGTGAATCTGGTGTGCTACGGGAAGAAGGTGGTGAACGTGACGGCGACGGTGTCGGACGAGCACGGCTACTTCCTGGTGATGTTCTACGACCTGGCCAACTTCAACGCGCGCAACTGCAAGCTGTACCTGGGCACGTCGCCGACGCCGCTCTGCGACAAGCCCGTCTACCCGCCGAACAAGTGGATCGGGCTCTCGCTCGTCAAAGAGACCGTCACCTCGCCGCCGGCGGGGCTGCAGGGCGTCTACTGCCCCACCAGCGTCCTCTTCTACGGCCCCTCCGCCGGACAGCATTGCCCATTTTATTGA